In a genomic window of Coregonus clupeaformis isolate EN_2021a chromosome 27, ASM2061545v1, whole genome shotgun sequence:
- the gfm2 gene encoding ribosome-releasing factor 2, mitochondrial, translating to MRFRAVLGTGIGTFSVLVGGGKGLLKNGPQTCRWRLQGRRQYSFLPDDVKSPRAVVNPDISKIRNIGIMAHIDAGKTTTTERMLYYSGYTRALGDVDDGDTVTDFMVQERERGITIQSAAVTFDWKKHRINLIDTPGHVDFTLEVERALRVLDGAVAVFDASAGVEAQTLTVWRQAEKHHVPCICFLNKMDKPGASLHFSIESIKKKLKANPVLLQIPIGSGKSFTGLVDLITNQQMTWRVKSRAEDGRVFETKSLSQSDDPELIQDALEARAALIEQVADLDDEFAELLLGDYGENFDAVPPAKLQEAVRRVTLARKGVPVLCGSSLRNKGVQPLLDAITAYLPAPNERHHDLVRWYQDDLCALAFKVLHDKQRGPLVFVRIYSGTMKPQSAVLNINRNTTERMSRLLLPFADQHVEIPSLTAGNIALCVGLKQTVTGDTIVSSKASAAAAVRRAQKEKEGEGKRGGEQASLVLAGVEVPKPVFFCSIEPPTMAKQADLENALTCLQREDPSLKVRVDSDSGQTILCGMGELHIEILHDRIRREYGIETHLGPLQVAYRETILQSVATTDTLDRTVGERRHVVTVGVAVCPIMDSSSSLTSCDITYDEEVEEQLSSDIREAVENGVNSSYLQGPLLGYPVQGVSTMIQSVSMEPGTSLAMLSACVSRCMLKALRQAGGQVLEPVMSLEVTVGEEHLSSVLGDLAQRRGAIRDIQSRHDNKVLLATAPLAEMMGYSTALRTLTSGNATFSLQLDIYEAMNPQHQNALLNKMAGLA from the exons GGTAAAGGTCTACTGAAGAATGGACCACAGACGTGCAGGTGGAGATTACAAGGAAGAAGACAGTACAGCTTTTTGCCAG ATGATGTCAAATCCCCACGAGCTGTGGTCAATCCAGATATATCCAA AATCCGGAACATTGGCATCATGGCACACATCGACGCCGGGAAGACCACCACCACAGAGAGAATGCTGTATTACTCTGGATACACCAGGGCCTTGGGAG ATGTTGATGACGGGGACACCGTGACAGACTTCATGGTTcaggagagggagcggggaaTAACCATACAGTCTGCTGCAGTCACCTTCGACTGGAAAAAGCACAGGATCAACCTCATCGATACCCCAG GTCACGTTGACTTTACTCTGGAAGTGGAGCGAGCCCTGCGTGTGTTGGACGGGGCGGTGGCTGTGTTTGATGCCTCTGCTGGTGTTGAG GCTCAGACTCTGACAGTGTGGCGGCAGGCTGAGAAACATCATGTACCCTGTATATGTTTCCTGAACAAGATGGACAAGCCTGGGGCCAG TTTACACTTTTCCATTGAGAGCATAAAGAAGAAACTGAAAGCCAATCCTGTGCTCCTCCAG ATTCCAATTGGCAGCGGGAAGAGCTTCACAGGATTGGTCGACTTGATTACCAACCAGCAAATGACGTGGCGGGTGAAATCCAGAGCAGAGGATGGCCGTGTCTTTGAGACCAAATCCCTCAGCCAATCAGATGACCCGGAACTTATTCAGGACGCCTTGGAGGCCAGAGCAGCTCTGATAGAACAG GTTGCTGATCTGGATGATGAGTTTGCAGAGCTGTTACTTGGAGATTACGGTGAAAATTTTGATGCGGTTCCTCCTGCCAAA CTCCAGGAGGCAGTGCGGAGGGTGACTCTGGCACGTAAAGGAGTCCCTGTGCTCTGTGGGAGCTCTCTGAGGAACAAAGGTGTTCAGCCTCTCCTGGACGCCATCACAGCGTACCTCCCTGCCCCCAACGAGAGGCACCACGACCTAGT GCGTTGGTACCAGGATGACCTGTGTGCCCTGGCCTTTAAGGTGCTGCATGACAAGCAGCGAGGTCCTCTGGTGTTTGTGAGGATCTACTCTGGGACCATGAAGCCCCAGTCTGCTGTCCTCAACATAAACAGGAACACCAC AGAGAGGATGAGTCGGCTGCTGCTGCCGTTTGCTGACCAGCATGTGGAGATACCTTCCCTGACTGCAGGAAACATTGCACTCTGTGTGGGCCTCAAGCAG acagtgACAGGGGACACTATTGTGTCCTCCAAGGCCTCGGCAGCGGCCGCGGTCCGGCGGGCCcagaaggagaaggagggggaggggaagaggggtggCGAGCAGGCCAGTCTGGTGCTGGCTGGAGTGGAGGTCCCCAAGCCTGTCTTCTTCTGCTCCATAGAACCCCCCACTATGGCTAAACAGGCAG ATCTGGAGAACGCCCTGACCTGCCTCCAGAGAGAAGACCCTAGCCTGAAGGTCAGGGTAGATTCAGACTCTGGACAG ACCATTCTGTGTGGGATGGGAGAGCTGCACATTGAGATCCTCCATGATCGGATCAGGAGAGAGTACGGCATCGAGACCCACCTGGGACCTCTACAGGTGGCTTACAGGGAGACCATCCTCCAATCAGTGGCTACCACAG ACACGCTGGACCGTACGGTTGGGGAGAGGAGACACGTAGTGACGGTGGGCGTGGCGGTCTGCCCCATCATggactcctcctcctcactcactTCCTGTGACATCACCTACGACGAGGAAGTGGAGGAGCAGCTGTCCTCTGACATCAGGGAGGCCGTGGAGAACGGAGTAAACAGCTCTTATCTCCAAG GTCCGCTGCTTGGTTACCCGGTCCAGGGCGTGTCCACTATGATCCAGAGTGTGAGCATGGAGCCGGGGACGTCTCTAGCTATGTTGTCTGCCTGCGTGTCCCGCTGTATGCTCAAG GCTCTGAGGCAGGCGGGGGGGCAGGTGCTGGAGCCTGTGATGTCACTGGAGGTGACGGTGGGGGAGGAGCACCTGAGCTCTGTGCTGGGTGACCTGGCTCAGAGACGAGGGGCCATCCGGGACATCCAGAGTCGCCATGACAACAAGGTGCTGCTGGCCACTGCACCCCTGGCTGAGATGATG GGCTACTCCACCGCCCTGCGAACTCTGACCTCTGGCAACGCCACCTTCTCCCTCCAGTTGGACATCTATGAGGCCATGAACCCCCAACACCAGAATGCCCTGCTCAACAAGATGGCTGGCCTCGCCTGA